From Mucilaginibacter gotjawali:
AACTGGTGGTCGAAATGAAAATAATCACTGATGGCGTGGTTCATCATGTGGCCGAAACTTTCCTTTATCTCCAGGTTTTCCTGCCCGCAGTTATGGCAATATTTTCCTTCGAGCGTGGTGCCGCAATTCAAACAGTTATTTTCGTGCCGGTAATGTTTTTTCATTGGGATTAACTATTCACTCAATTGTTTAAGGTCGATTTTGTAGTAAATTTAAGCTAAATCAGCCGCATGCTTAACTTCAATACCGTGCTTATCTCTGAACACAAACGGAAATATGATGGCTATAACTAAAGCATAAGCCGCAAAGGTGAGCCATATGCCATGCCAATCTTTACTTTTATCAGCATGGGTAAAAAATTTATCAATAATTAGCCCGCTGCTGAGGCTTCCAAAGAGCGCACCAAACCCGTTTACCATCATCATAAAAAGGCCTTGTGCGCTTGCCCTTATTTCAGGCGATATTTGTGTTTCAACAAATAAAGAGCCGGAAATATTAAAGAAATCAAAGGCCATCCCATACACGATACATGACAGAACGATCATCCATAACCCGTCCGCCGGGTCTCCAAAAGCAAAAAAGCCAAAACGTAACACCCAGGCCAGCATGCTAAACAACATTACATACCGGATCCCGAATTTACGCAGAAAGAAAGGTATGGCTAAAATGAAAAGCGTTTCAGAGATCTGCGATATAGACATGATGATAGCAGGGTATTTAACCGCCGTAAGATCTTTGTATGATGGTATATTTTTAAAATCCTGGATAAACGTGTCGCCGTAAGCATTGGTTAATTGCAATGCTGCACCTAAAAGCAGGGAGAATGCAAAGAAAATAGCAAATTTTGGCGTTTTAAAAAGAATAAAGGCATCTAACCCCAGTAAATTAACCAATGATTTATCACCTGTCTTTTTATAAAGGGGGGGCATTTTGGAAGTGTAAATGAAAATATACCGAGCGTTAAAGCTATTGCTGATGCGATATAAAACTGGTTGGAGGAAGTTTCGTTATGGGTGATGCTAACTGTCCACAGGGCAATAATGAAGCCTACAGTACCCCAAAAACGTATTGGCGGGTACGCTTTTACAACGTTAATGTTTTTACTTTTTAAAGCGGTGTATGCAACTGTAATGGATAACGACAGCGTTGGCATATAGAAGATCATATTAAGCAATATGACCCAAAAAAAGTAGTAGGATTGGTAACCAGCGGTATACAAAATAAGGTTAATGCACCTAAAATATGCATAGTGCCATACAGTTTCTCGGCGTTAATATACCGGTCGGCAATAATACCGGTAAGGGCAGGCATAAATATTGCGGAAATGCCCATCGTTGAGAAGATTGCGCCAAATTGCGCTCCTGACCAGTGTTTGTTTTGAAACCAATAGGCACCAATAGTGATCAGCCACGCTCCCCAGATAAAAAATTGCATAAAATTCATCAGTATTAAGCGGAACTTAATATTCATATGGGGCCAATTTTTTTAAAAAGATGGTCAGTAATATATTTAAAGCCGGAAAATAATGATTTTTCGGGATAAAATAGAGATTGGAGGCTGGAGATTAGAGATTAGTTTTAAAAAGTTCAAAAAAAGCATTTACAAGTCAATCTTTGTCCTCTGTTACGATGCTTTCCTCCGGTTTAATTCATCCCTGATCTTCGCCGCTTTTTCGTATGATTCTTCAGAAAGCGCTTCCTGGAGCCTGGTTTTTAGTTCATCAACGCTAAGCGAGTTGTAGCTGCCCGCAGGGCCGACGGTTGTTTTTTCTTCCGGCGGTTCGTTGATATTTTCCAGGTAAACAAAATCATTGCCTTCAATTACAATACCTGCGGTTGAAAGGATGAATTCGTAGGTGTAAATAGGGCAATCAAACCTTACTGCCACAGCAATGGCATCTGAGGTGCGCGCATCTATTTCCACTACCTTTTTACCGTCAGAACAGATCAGTTTTGAATAGAATATACCATCAACAAGGTTGTAAATAATGATTTCCTGTACGGTAATATGATAAGCTTTCGCAAAACTTTTAAACAGGTCGTGTGTGAGGGGCCTGCTGGGGGTCATTTTTTCAATTTCTATCGCAATAGCCTGTGCTTCAAAACTACCGATGATGATTGGCAGTCTTCTGCGGCCGCTTATTTCGCCTAAAACCAAAGCATAGGCACCGGATTGTGTCTGGCTGTATGATAAGCCAACTATATCCAGTTTTATTTTTTTCATGTCGTTACCCATCACTACTATTCCTGTTTTATGCTAATGCTTTATATTCTTTAATCGCCCCAATTAACTTCGGCACTATGTCAAACGCATCGCCAACAATGCCATAATCTGCCACTTTAAAAAATGGGGCATCAGCGTCCTTATTGATCACTACAATTACCTTGGACGAACTTACACCGGCAAGGTGCTGTATGGCGCCAGAAATTCCAATTGCAATATACAAATTTGGACTGACAGCAATACCAGTTTGTCCAACATGTTCGCTATGGGGCCGCCATCCCGAGTCGGATACCGGTTTTGAGCAGGCGAGTGCCGCGCCGAGCAAACCGGCCAGTTCTTCTATCATGCCCCAATTTTCGGGCCCTTTAAGCCCTCTTCCGCCCGAAACAACAATATCTGCATCCGGTAAAGATACTTTGTCGGTTGAGCGTACAATTTCTTTGATTATGGTAGTTAAATCAGATGCTTTAACCTCAGGATTAAAATCCTCCACCACAGCGGTCGACCCGGTTTCAACAACTTTATATGAATTGGGGCTGAGCGAAATTACTTTATTGGTGGATGTTAATTCAACCAAAGCATATGCCTTACCTGAAAATGCTAACCTTTTGATAATGAATTTTCCGTTGGACTGATCGGGCAGCGAAACCGCGCCGTCTGCTACGCCAGCTTCCAGTTTAACGCCAATTCGCGGCGCCAGTCCACGGCCCGAAAAAGAGTTGGATAATACCACAATTTCGGCGCCTTCTTTTTTTGCAGCTTCAGCAACAACAGCAGCATAGGCCTGGTTTACAAAGTTTTTTAATTTATCGTTGGAAACATTCAGCACCTTTTCAGCGCCGTATTTACCAAGACCGGCCAATTCCGCAGCATCTGCATTACCGATGGAAATTGCAGTAAGTGTAGTATTATTTTGGTTGGCGATGGCCCGGGCATAAGAAATCGCCTCAAAAGTTGATTTTTTGAATTTTCCCTCGGCGTTCTCGGCATAAACTAAAACCGGCATATATATCAGATAAGAATGTATTAATTAAATGTTTTAAATTACCCTTGCTTCTTCATGCAATAACCCCACCAATTTGGCAACTTCATCTGCAGGTACAAGTTTTACCTGCCCGCGCGGTGCAGGCGTTTCATAGCTGATCACTTCCGAATGTGTTTTTATCTCAACAGGCTCAACAACTGTAAGCGGCTTGGTGCGTGCCGACATAATTCCCCGCATATTGGGTATTTTGGGCTCAGCAACACCTTCGGCACAGCCAGCAACAATCGGCAGAGGCATGGTCAATACTTCTTTACCGCCCTCAATTTCGCGTTCAACCGTCACATTAGTTCCTTCAATTTCCAATTTTTTGATGATCGAAACAGAAGGGAGATCTAAAAGCTCAGCAATCATTCCGCCAACTTTTGCGCCGTTATAGTCTATCGATTCGCGACCGGTTAATATCAAATCAAAAGGGTTAGCCTTAACATATTGGGCTACCTGGTAAGCCACAAACCATGCGTCGTGCGGTTTTGCGTTGATCCGGACAGCATCAGTTGCACCAATGGCCAGCGCTTTGCGGACGGTGGGTTCGGTATTCACTTCGCCCACATTGATCACTGTCACTGATCCATTGCCGCCCTCAGTTAACTCAATAGCCCTTGCCAGTGCAATCTCATCGTATGGATTTAATATAAATTGCACGCCCGTAGTATTAAATTGCGTGTTATTCTCGCTAAAAGTTATTTTTGTCGTGGTATCAGGGACGTTACTTATGCAAACCAGTATCTTCATCGCGTTATTCAGTTTCTAAAAAGTATGACGGGCCTTGATCTGTAACCAAATATAAATATGAAGTACAATCAGGTTTGTGCAAATTTAGTTAAAAAAGATAGAGTTTAAAATGCAGACGAACAGATTAGAAAAGTTGCTTGAATTTATAAAGAACGAACCGGAAGATCCGTTTTTAAAATATGCGCTGGCAACAGAATATTTACGCCTGAATGAAACGGATAAAGCCC
This genomic window contains:
- a CDS encoding electron transfer flavoprotein subunit alpha/FixB family protein; protein product: MPVLVYAENAEGKFKKSTFEAISYARAIANQNNTTLTAISIGNADAAELAGLGKYGAEKVLNVSNDKLKNFVNQAYAAVVAEAAKKEGAEIVVLSNSFSGRGLAPRIGVKLEAGVADGAVSLPDQSNGKFIIKRLAFSGKAYALVELTSTNKVISLSPNSYKVVETGSTAVVEDFNPEVKASDLTTIIKEIVRSTDKVSLPDADIVVSGGRGLKGPENWGMIEELAGLLGAALACSKPVSDSGWRPHSEHVGQTGIAVSPNLYIAIGISGAIQHLAGVSSSKVIVVINKDADAPFFKVADYGIVGDAFDIVPKLIGAIKEYKALA
- a CDS encoding electron transfer flavoprotein subunit beta/FixA family protein, which produces MKILVCISNVPDTTTKITFSENNTQFNTTGVQFILNPYDEIALARAIELTEGGNGSVTVINVGEVNTEPTVRKALAIGATDAVRINAKPHDAWFVAYQVAQYVKANPFDLILTGRESIDYNGAKVGGMIAELLDLPSVSIIKKLEIEGTNVTVEREIEGGKEVLTMPLPIVAGCAEGVAEPKIPNMRGIMSARTKPLTVVEPVEIKTHSEVISYETPAPRGQVKLVPADEVAKLVGLLHEEARVI
- a CDS encoding bifunctional nuclease family protein, yielding MKKIKLDIVGLSYSQTQSGAYALVLGEISGRRRLPIIIGSFEAQAIAIEIEKMTPSRPLTHDLFKSFAKAYHITVQEIIIYNLVDGIFYSKLICSDGKKVVEIDARTSDAIAVAVRFDCPIYTYEFILSTAGIVIEGNDFVYLENINEPPEEKTTVGPAGSYNSLSVDELKTRLQEALSEESYEKAAKIRDELNRRKAS
- a CDS encoding MFS transporter translates to MIFYMPTLSLSITVAYTALKSKNINVVKAYPPIRFWGTVGFIIALWTVSITHNETSSNQFYIASAIALTLGIFSFTLPKCPPFIKRQVINHWLIYWG
- a CDS encoding MFS transporter: MNIKFRLILMNFMQFFIWGAWLITIGAYWFQNKHWSGAQFGAIFSTMGISAIFMPALTGIIADRYINAEKLYGTMHILGALTLFCIPLVTNPTTFFGSYCLI
- a CDS encoding MFS transporter; the protein is MPPLYKKTGDKSLVNLLGLDAFILFKTPKFAIFFAFSLLLGAALQLTNAYGDTFIQDFKNIPSYKDLTAVKYPAIIMSISQISETLFILAIPFFLRKFGIRYVMLFSMLAWVLRFGFFAFGDPADGLWMIVLSCIVYGMAFDFFNISGSLFVETQISPEIRASAQGLFMMMVNGFGALFGSLSSGLIIDKFFTHADKSKDWHGIWLTFAAYALVIAIIFPFVFRDKHGIEVKHAADLA